A stretch of Solenopsis invicta isolate M01_SB chromosome 9, UNIL_Sinv_3.0, whole genome shotgun sequence DNA encodes these proteins:
- the LOC105198884 gene encoding serine proteinase stubble isoform X1, whose amino-acid sequence MCDRRKQAWTAVIIGNVLIHTVVIASPIYVPQFQPGNTGRNIRHLPCVSRRSGETGVCMFAFTCAKANGTHLGTCIDRFYFGSCCKIDDEPDIFPQDNSIDDGPPPPRPFITTHRPIGSSSIPEYFTRTKPADEKKPVEASQITTTSAVLNTQSTQTSASTMRDTTKLVTKKPTITTIEMTTQTTRLSTFQTVQNAAGPSTQATLLKKPSSTVNIPSTISSSTTRQPTKPSTLISTLKPSTANVSKLTTAFLKETTKTPVVSSTTAQRPTVHTSQKPSSSITHRPILQSETTTVPTKNVLATTTQKIVPSTRFPPRNTTSVKPLTQTTSKKPSTKRPASSSTIVTTKRPVVTTKKPTTLTKRPSSPSKPLTNSSFGTTLPVTTKPPHSTSGSFSSIGSSSVSVDKVTESTLASTGIRPTTATTAITNASSQRTTVTTKSPDQKVSITKTTTPKTTSKTTTKSSTITTTTVKPTTAKTTISRLTTPKPLSSTTTKLKPTKVTSTTTKTTKPGYTSTTTTTEKTRPLSSTIGSTVGITKPRPSTTKPTPLTKLPANTSSIVEVTTSISSSISTFTVRNESTSTQVSPTKGQNVNHTLEEIPLTTYSPGLVTWSSNSDEVSTKASNETSTSTSTSTSSAAGTDWSPITTPDGWIMIQSPTTEKLPQTQESTTEPVEEFTIQSLTSVKPITESTVVPDTTKKPTMTTLLSTIPGVTIDMELPVPMETLNMSDYKQVCGRRLFPEPKIVGGDRSSFGKWPWQISLRQWKSQTYLHKCGAALLNENWAITAAHCVENVPPSDLLLRIGEHDLSNEDEPYGYQERRVQIVASHQQFDARTFEYDLALLRFYEPLVPFQPNVLPICLPDDDETYVGRTAYVTGWGRLYDEGPLPTVLQEVAVPVINNTVCEAMYRNAGYNEHIPHIFICAGWRNGGFDSCEGDSGGPMVIQRARDKRWVLAGIISWGIGCAAPNQPGVYTRISEFRDWINQILQF is encoded by the exons ATGTGCGACCGGCGGAAACAGGCCTGGACCGCCGTTATCATCGGCAATGTGTTGATCCATACCGTTGTTATCGCCAGCCCGATCTATGTTCCTCAATTTCAACCAGGAA ACACGGGAAGAAACATCAGACACTTGCCCTGCGTGTCGCGCAGGAGCGGTGAGACCGGTGTGTGCATGTTCGCGTTTACCTGCGCGAAGGCTAATGGCACGCATCTTGGCACCTGCATCGATCGCTTTTACTTCGGTAGTTGTTGCAAGATTGACGACGAGCCGGACATCTTCCCGCAGGACAACAGCATCGACGACGGCCCGCCGCCACCAAGGCCGTTCATCACGACCCACAGGCCCATCGGGAGCAGCAGCATACCGGAGTACTTCACGAGGACTAAGCCGGCCGATGAAAAGAAACCAGTCGAGGCTTCGCAAATCACG acgACATCTGCAGTCTTAAATACGCAGAGCACGCAGACTTCAGCAAGTACGATGAGAGACACGACGAAGCTCGTGACAAAAAAGCCAACGATTACGACGATAGAAATGACTACGCAAACTACTCGCCTCTCGACGTTCCAAACCGTGCAAAACGCTGCCGGACCTAGCACGCAGGCCACGTTGCTGAAGAAACCTAGCAGCACTGTAAATATTCCATCAACTATATCATCAAGTACAACGAGACAACCTACAAAACCATCCACTTTGATATCCACCCTAAAACCTAGCACGGCGAATGTATCAAAACTGACGACAGCATTTTTGAAAGAGACTACGAAGACACCTGTTGTTTCCTCGACAACAGCGCAGAGACCAACGGTGCACACCTCCCAGAAACCATCCTCTTCGATTACTCACAGGCCGATTCTTCAGTCCGAAACTACCACAGTTCCGACAAAGAACGTTCTCGCGACTACTACGCAGAAAATAGTGCCTTCGACTAGATTCCCGCCAAGAAATACGACATCGGTCAAACCGCTGACTCAGACGACCTCGAAGAAACCTAGCACTAAAAGACCAGCATCATCTAGCACCATCGTGACTACGAAACGACCAGTGGTGACCACAAAGAAACCTACTACATTGACAAAGAGACCGTCATCTCCTTCAAAGCCTCTCACGAATTCCAGCTTTGGCACTACTCTGCCAGTGACGACAAAGCCTCCTCACTCAACATCCGGATCGTTCAGCAGCATCGGATCTTCCAGTGTAAGTGTCGACAAAGTAACGGAAAGTACTTTAGCCTCCACTGGGATTAGACCAACGACTGCAACGACAGCAATTACAAACGCAAGCAGTCAGAGGACCACCGTTACGACGAAGAGCCCAGATCAGAAAGTGTCTATCACAAAAACGACGACACCGAAGACGACCTCCAAGACGACAACGAAATCATCGACGATCACGACAACCACTGTTAAACCCACAACGGCTAAAACAACAATAAGCAGATTAACCACGCCTAAACCATTATCATCGACTACGACAAAATTGAAACCCACTAAGGTCACTAGCACGACAACGAAAACGACCAAACCAGGATACACGAGCACTACGACGACTACGGAAAAAACAAGACCGTTGTCATCAACTATCGGTTCAACAGTTGGCATTACGAAACCAAGACCCAGCACAACGAAACCAACACCCTTGACCAAGCTTCCCGCAAACACATCCAGCATCGTGGAGGTCACCACAAGCATTTCGAGTTCGATATCCACGTTTACCGTTAGGAACGAGAGCACCTCGACCCAAGTATCTCCTACCAAGGGTCAAAATGTTAATCACACCCTCGAGGAGATCCCGTTGACTACCTATTCGCCAGGATTAGTGACGTGGAGCTCCAACTCCGATGAAGTTTCTACGAAGGCATCCAACGAAACGTCTACGTCAACGTCAACGAGTACTTCGTcag CAGCGGGAACTGATTGGTCGCCGATAACGACTCCAGATGGTTGGATAATGATTCAGTCACCTACTACCGAAAAATTACCGCAGACTCAAGAGTCGACGACCGAACCGGTTGAGGAATTCACCATACAGTCTTTGACTTCTG TTAAACCGATAACGGAAAGCACTGTCGTCCCCGACACTACGAAGAAACCAACGATGACTACACTGCTGTCAACGATCCCCGGCGTTACGATCGACATGGAACTTCCGGTACCGATGGAGACCCTCAATATGTCGGACTACAAACAAG TGTGCGGACGGAGATTGTTCCCGGAGCCGAAAATCGTCGGCGGTGATCGGAGTTCCTTTGGAAAGTGGCCTTGGCAG ATCTCATTACGTCAATGGAAATCGCAGACATATCTACACAAATGCGGCGCCGCATTATTGAACGAGAACTGGGCTATTACCGCGGCGCACTGTGTCGAAAA CGTGCCACCAAGCGACCTATTGCTAAGGATTGGCGAACATGATTTGTCGAATGAAGACGAACCGTACGGATATCAGGAGAGACGAGTACAGATTGTGGCAAGCCATCAGCAATTCGATGCGCGTACATTCGAATACGATCTTGCTCTTTTGCGATTCTACGAGCCCCTTGTGCCCTTCCAACCGAACGTCTTGCCTATCTGCCTGCCCGATGATGATGAAACCTACGTTGGTCGTACTGCCTACGTTACTGGCTGGGGTCGACTTTACGAcg AGGGACCACTACCAACTGTGTTACAAGAGGTTGCAGTACCAGTTATCAATAATACCGTATGTGAAGCAATGTATAGAAACGCAGGTTACAACGAGCATATTccacatatatttatttgtgcCGGTTGGAGAAACGGCGGATTCGATTCTTGTGAG GGTGACAGCGGCGGCCCGATGGTAATTCAAAGAGCGCGAGATAAGCGATGGGTCCTTGCTGGGATCATTAGCTGGGGAATCGGTTGTGCTGCGCCCAATCAGCCTGGAGTTTACACGCGCATCTCGGAATTTCGCGATTGGATCAATCAGATCTTACAGTTCTGA
- the LOC105198883 gene encoding uncharacterized protein LOC105198883 isoform X2, translating to MRTRMNLDRFLCCLLIVTVIEMTIACAELEPARLARSDETIDSDISLQKFVDCLRNRYIYTKPRHGKRSDAMPMMELNATWETLKMIQDAQRQNEQRRQENIRQNKEQILLRDFPSSDADEYTSYDATRSGSLPDVIDKYYNDV from the exons ATGCGGACACGAATGAATCTGGACCGTTTCTTATGTTGCTTGCTCATTGTCACCGTTATCGAAATGACGATTGCCTGTGCTGAACTGGAACCGGCTAGATTGGCCAGATCGGACGAGACTATTGATTCAGACATCTCGCTACAGAAATTTGTTGATTGCCTTAGAAATCGTTATATATACACAAAACCGAG GCATGGCAAACGAAGTGATGCTATGCCAATGATGGAGCTGAACGCCACCTGGGAGACCTTAAAGATGATTCAGGATGCGCAGCGGCAAAACGAACAGCGAAGGCAAGAGAACATCAGGCAGAACAAAGAGCAAATCCTGCTTCGCGACTTTCCGAGCTCGGACGCAGATGAGTATACCTCATACGATGCTACACGATCCGGTTCTCTTCCGGACGTAATCGACAAATATTATAAcgatgtataa
- the LOC105198883 gene encoding uncharacterized protein LOC105198883 isoform X1, with the protein MFLQASPYHCSNRDYYFKLFEMRTRMNLDRFLCCLLIVTVIEMTIACAELEPARLARSDETIDSDISLQKFVDCLRNRYIYTKPRHGKRSDAMPMMELNATWETLKMIQDAQRQNEQRRQENIRQNKEQILLRDFPSSDADEYTSYDATRSGSLPDVIDKYYNDV; encoded by the exons ATGTTTCTACAAGCTTCGCCGTATCATTGCAGCAATCGAGACTACTACTTTAAATTGTTCGAAATGCGGACACGAATGAATCTGGACCGTTTCTTATGTTGCTTGCTCATTGTCACCGTTATCGAAATGACGATTGCCTGTGCTGAACTGGAACCGGCTAGATTGGCCAGATCGGACGAGACTATTGATTCAGACATCTCGCTACAGAAATTTGTTGATTGCCTTAGAAATCGTTATATATACACAAAACCGAG GCATGGCAAACGAAGTGATGCTATGCCAATGATGGAGCTGAACGCCACCTGGGAGACCTTAAAGATGATTCAGGATGCGCAGCGGCAAAACGAACAGCGAAGGCAAGAGAACATCAGGCAGAACAAAGAGCAAATCCTGCTTCGCGACTTTCCGAGCTCGGACGCAGATGAGTATACCTCATACGATGCTACACGATCCGGTTCTCTTCCGGACGTAATCGACAAATATTATAAcgatgtataa
- the LOC105198884 gene encoding serine proteinase stubble isoform X2: protein MCDRRKQAWTAVIIGNVLIHTVVIASPIYVPQFQPGNTGRNIRHLPCVSRRSGETGVCMFAFTCAKANGTHLGTCIDRFYFGSCCKIDDEPDIFPQDNSIDDGPPPPRPFITTHRPIGSSSIPEYFTRTKPADEKKPVEASQITTTSAVLNTQSTQTSASTMRDTTKLVTKKPTITTIEMTTQTTRLSTFQTVQNAAGPSTQATLLKKPSSTVNIPSTISSSTTRQPTKPSTLISTLKPSTANVSKLTTAFLKETTKTPVVSSTTAQRPTVHTSQKPSSSITHRPILQSETTTVPTKNVLATTTQKIVPSTRFPPRNTTSVKPLTQTTSKKPSTKRPASSSTIVTTKRPVVTTKKPTTLTKRPSSPSKPLTNSSFGTTLPVTTKPPHSTSGSFSSIGSSSVSVDKVTESTLASTGIRPTTATTAITNASSQRTTVTTKSPDQKVSITKTTTPKTTSKTTTKSSTITTTTVKPTTAKTTISRLTTPKPLSSTTTKLKPTKVTSTTTKTTKPGYTSTTTTTEKTRPLSSTIGSTVGITKPRPSTTKPTPLTKLPANTSSIVEVTTSISSSISTFTVRNESTSTQVSPTKGQNVNHTLEEIPLTTYSPGLVTWSSNSDEVSTKASNETSTSTSTSTSSAGTDWSPITTPDGWIMIQSPTTEKLPQTQESTTEPVEEFTIQSLTSVKPITESTVVPDTTKKPTMTTLLSTIPGVTIDMELPVPMETLNMSDYKQVCGRRLFPEPKIVGGDRSSFGKWPWQISLRQWKSQTYLHKCGAALLNENWAITAAHCVENVPPSDLLLRIGEHDLSNEDEPYGYQERRVQIVASHQQFDARTFEYDLALLRFYEPLVPFQPNVLPICLPDDDETYVGRTAYVTGWGRLYDEGPLPTVLQEVAVPVINNTVCEAMYRNAGYNEHIPHIFICAGWRNGGFDSCEGDSGGPMVIQRARDKRWVLAGIISWGIGCAAPNQPGVYTRISEFRDWINQILQF from the exons ATGTGCGACCGGCGGAAACAGGCCTGGACCGCCGTTATCATCGGCAATGTGTTGATCCATACCGTTGTTATCGCCAGCCCGATCTATGTTCCTCAATTTCAACCAGGAA ACACGGGAAGAAACATCAGACACTTGCCCTGCGTGTCGCGCAGGAGCGGTGAGACCGGTGTGTGCATGTTCGCGTTTACCTGCGCGAAGGCTAATGGCACGCATCTTGGCACCTGCATCGATCGCTTTTACTTCGGTAGTTGTTGCAAGATTGACGACGAGCCGGACATCTTCCCGCAGGACAACAGCATCGACGACGGCCCGCCGCCACCAAGGCCGTTCATCACGACCCACAGGCCCATCGGGAGCAGCAGCATACCGGAGTACTTCACGAGGACTAAGCCGGCCGATGAAAAGAAACCAGTCGAGGCTTCGCAAATCACG acgACATCTGCAGTCTTAAATACGCAGAGCACGCAGACTTCAGCAAGTACGATGAGAGACACGACGAAGCTCGTGACAAAAAAGCCAACGATTACGACGATAGAAATGACTACGCAAACTACTCGCCTCTCGACGTTCCAAACCGTGCAAAACGCTGCCGGACCTAGCACGCAGGCCACGTTGCTGAAGAAACCTAGCAGCACTGTAAATATTCCATCAACTATATCATCAAGTACAACGAGACAACCTACAAAACCATCCACTTTGATATCCACCCTAAAACCTAGCACGGCGAATGTATCAAAACTGACGACAGCATTTTTGAAAGAGACTACGAAGACACCTGTTGTTTCCTCGACAACAGCGCAGAGACCAACGGTGCACACCTCCCAGAAACCATCCTCTTCGATTACTCACAGGCCGATTCTTCAGTCCGAAACTACCACAGTTCCGACAAAGAACGTTCTCGCGACTACTACGCAGAAAATAGTGCCTTCGACTAGATTCCCGCCAAGAAATACGACATCGGTCAAACCGCTGACTCAGACGACCTCGAAGAAACCTAGCACTAAAAGACCAGCATCATCTAGCACCATCGTGACTACGAAACGACCAGTGGTGACCACAAAGAAACCTACTACATTGACAAAGAGACCGTCATCTCCTTCAAAGCCTCTCACGAATTCCAGCTTTGGCACTACTCTGCCAGTGACGACAAAGCCTCCTCACTCAACATCCGGATCGTTCAGCAGCATCGGATCTTCCAGTGTAAGTGTCGACAAAGTAACGGAAAGTACTTTAGCCTCCACTGGGATTAGACCAACGACTGCAACGACAGCAATTACAAACGCAAGCAGTCAGAGGACCACCGTTACGACGAAGAGCCCAGATCAGAAAGTGTCTATCACAAAAACGACGACACCGAAGACGACCTCCAAGACGACAACGAAATCATCGACGATCACGACAACCACTGTTAAACCCACAACGGCTAAAACAACAATAAGCAGATTAACCACGCCTAAACCATTATCATCGACTACGACAAAATTGAAACCCACTAAGGTCACTAGCACGACAACGAAAACGACCAAACCAGGATACACGAGCACTACGACGACTACGGAAAAAACAAGACCGTTGTCATCAACTATCGGTTCAACAGTTGGCATTACGAAACCAAGACCCAGCACAACGAAACCAACACCCTTGACCAAGCTTCCCGCAAACACATCCAGCATCGTGGAGGTCACCACAAGCATTTCGAGTTCGATATCCACGTTTACCGTTAGGAACGAGAGCACCTCGACCCAAGTATCTCCTACCAAGGGTCAAAATGTTAATCACACCCTCGAGGAGATCCCGTTGACTACCTATTCGCCAGGATTAGTGACGTGGAGCTCCAACTCCGATGAAGTTTCTACGAAGGCATCCAACGAAACGTCTACGTCAACGTCAACGAGTACTTCGTcag CGGGAACTGATTGGTCGCCGATAACGACTCCAGATGGTTGGATAATGATTCAGTCACCTACTACCGAAAAATTACCGCAGACTCAAGAGTCGACGACCGAACCGGTTGAGGAATTCACCATACAGTCTTTGACTTCTG TTAAACCGATAACGGAAAGCACTGTCGTCCCCGACACTACGAAGAAACCAACGATGACTACACTGCTGTCAACGATCCCCGGCGTTACGATCGACATGGAACTTCCGGTACCGATGGAGACCCTCAATATGTCGGACTACAAACAAG TGTGCGGACGGAGATTGTTCCCGGAGCCGAAAATCGTCGGCGGTGATCGGAGTTCCTTTGGAAAGTGGCCTTGGCAG ATCTCATTACGTCAATGGAAATCGCAGACATATCTACACAAATGCGGCGCCGCATTATTGAACGAGAACTGGGCTATTACCGCGGCGCACTGTGTCGAAAA CGTGCCACCAAGCGACCTATTGCTAAGGATTGGCGAACATGATTTGTCGAATGAAGACGAACCGTACGGATATCAGGAGAGACGAGTACAGATTGTGGCAAGCCATCAGCAATTCGATGCGCGTACATTCGAATACGATCTTGCTCTTTTGCGATTCTACGAGCCCCTTGTGCCCTTCCAACCGAACGTCTTGCCTATCTGCCTGCCCGATGATGATGAAACCTACGTTGGTCGTACTGCCTACGTTACTGGCTGGGGTCGACTTTACGAcg AGGGACCACTACCAACTGTGTTACAAGAGGTTGCAGTACCAGTTATCAATAATACCGTATGTGAAGCAATGTATAGAAACGCAGGTTACAACGAGCATATTccacatatatttatttgtgcCGGTTGGAGAAACGGCGGATTCGATTCTTGTGAG GGTGACAGCGGCGGCCCGATGGTAATTCAAAGAGCGCGAGATAAGCGATGGGTCCTTGCTGGGATCATTAGCTGGGGAATCGGTTGTGCTGCGCCCAATCAGCCTGGAGTTTACACGCGCATCTCGGAATTTCGCGATTGGATCAATCAGATCTTACAGTTCTGA